From a region of the Drosophila virilis strain 15010-1051.87 chromosome 3, Dvir_AGI_RSII-ME, whole genome shotgun sequence genome:
- the Spt20 gene encoding uncharacterized protein Spt20 isoform X1, with the protein MQSLDSSCQEADFIINDTLKKLKGDNPLNASSQGLAHAAGSAVQQHFVYQATQGSQGSPQPQSQQHQQSYNQLHTVLQAACSPTLAINNSQQQQQVQSGPVSVSLRSFLETSLLQAIPQIPAQPPICIFDDDESPTELPASGNIVILTEQSQAPGSGTTASGLPCTGIAIAPSPSSCSSSTTTLSNLNSITSPSPVVPDLLLSTPPGVNSSLNSNSTTASSSHIYQHLQQQSHSSSNNNNNNNNNNNNNNNNSNAKKVDRRPPSSSSNASTGSGSSHHQHHHHHLHIHQAQSHNHNVLSSPTSSPSKRQKSSSSNNKDCSSSSRNTALTSASPRAGAGAGSNNTNASSTSASTSAYNAVHNKRETTTKFFNIHDKIKELYLQLLSNDLNHFAETGLKQRSRSFILERLVECERLNTIVVNLYPGNKGYSLALHYDEQVMLNPLTNEWIVSDPTHPHGIHGSENTTDKSTTSRNKAQADGDACNPFRTKSRLTENELASGETASAPVSSSYGLVEVLRWPYENDLLLQCIDRELLPEFLMDLLSADTVSLSSPQDGSDGSRVYAKPSVFYAGCVIAQIRDFRQTFATSTNICDMKHILLRPSNATLFADVQQLGSSLGLAGATPEDRLAIESQLVLATAEPLCLEPDPSIGRQSINAQHERQRFNSHEMRRQMKKFTQVAINRKRKLDQFTHHQGLELCDYLTRLRQRPRSSSNSTANATPATAPSNNPLVGAMLSSFTSKVPRRPHEVIRPIRPPTLDYPAKLKVPENVISVEKYAKPLEPLNEFSEACKDGCQANCRHNFQPQLIEEYVLETEREASEGRRALYHIKLSIYQRPSDAEYLGELYVDRDYREGERNGESCRFALGTRVHANRYIQQFREIFTEEGRKAVKITHLIPGHVPIVTHTGLTNEQRLLLQQQQQQQQQQQQQQQQQQQQQQQQQQQQQQQQQHQQQQQHQQQQQQQQQQQRQAQFTQQQQQQQLPATVHHVAQTHPNVTLSRQPGVVAKATNLPQTFRQQQQQQQPLAAAQFNVDGALQIQQQPQQSQLASGNNNILQQSSQQQQQQQQQQQQQHQHIQLLTASGNASTGTTHQVSLGNGSLVLLQQQQPQQQQQQQQQQLSTTLQHSGITIQPANMQQQKASPVQLNTAIGANSALRAQLNSNVPILQSQLKASPIVATHQSLQKQQQQQQQITATNNNTLSNNNNNTAMHPNPAINAIVTSIMNSANQYQQQQQQQQQHQQQQQQQHSGGTPTSNSNSTPIINISSSNSGSPATTTLKNSCNASILNLLNSAPAAMTSTPVASGTFTTSSTGQQQTLTLVQHQQQQQQQQQQPSGPTTVDAATATYVQTTRGTPTLVSAQRKQPSSEVLQSLLNSNRKINIVGASGGTTFRTNSAGNLIAVNLNQSQGQPQQQAADGSQAVRVSMSALASQLASPPAVMTNPPTGYGAYTVSTGGVCGSLKILNTGQQQQQRILSSLRRDSTTAPPNAIVVGMAAPSPGSDSNASNASGFAVPTNLSSASGGGSGALNALLTNAATPSPSGSDHSQSSQTHQNQVLLDRLSNVTSNVSAVSAVAMPHMSPQQAASVQANQQQQQQQFITKTLVHSPATSSIHSPMSSPHPQPSASPQQQQQTTATLNLQGINLSQLQGAMANFAGLQNVQVQIPGFTQPISLQFSGNSLQAPVQVQQQQSQQQASTGGATASGALAPAQSQQRSVLVSVPVSTQQQQLSHTITLQTQTSPQQQQQHQHQHAPPTGTIVSLPSAVAGTQTVVITNNATAGGGGTGGGGNASGTGATTAMLTLPIAQLVGAGVQKLNPQTIRTSSGGGVGVVATAATAAIQPRARNVQVVGTKQLASSRQLLTAQRQIGGSTLKIATTPVNANAVTNSSNISAGPIVMSAQKMQLKTVKAPTQQSLQQQQQQQQQHRILNQSTATAASQTLPSPSQVQHQQLQHIQIAGRTAPANASVISQRTLTAIAVAKQQQQQAAVNRRRSTTDATK; encoded by the exons ATGCAAAGCTTGGATTCATCATGCCAAGAAGCAGAT TTTATCATAAATGACACGCTTAAGAAGCTAAAGGGCGACAACCCACTGAATGCGAGCTCCCAGGGCCTGGCGCATGCCGCTGGCTCGGCCGTTCAACAGCATTTTGTCTACCAGGCGACGCAGGGCTCACAAGGCTCGCCGCAGCCACAAAgccagcaacatcaacagtcGTACAATCAGCTGCACACCGTGCTGCAGGCCGCATGCTCACCCACGCTTGCCATCAATAacagccagcaacagcagcaagtaCAATCTGGTCCTGTCTCGGTCAGCTTACGATCGTTTCTGGAGACAAGCCTGCTGCAGGCGATACCTCAAATACCTGCGCAACCGCCAATCTGCATATTCGATGACGACGAATCGCCCACTGAACTGCCTGCGAGTGGCAACATTGTCATACTTACGGAGCAGTCGCAGGCCCCAGGTTCGGGTACAACAGCAAGTGGGCTACCCTGTACTGGGATTGCGATAGCACCATCGCCGTCGTCCTGCTCCTCATCAACAACGACGCTGTCCAACTTGAACTCAATTACGTCGCCCTCACCGGTAGTTCCTGACCTGTTGTTGTCCACGCCACCTGGTGTCAATTCCAGCTTAAACAGCAATAGCACCACCGCCAGCTCGTCACATATATATCAGCACCTGCAACAGCAATCTCacagcagtagcaacaacaacaacaacaataacaataataataataataataataataatagcaatgCCAAGAAGGTCGACAGACGGCCCCCCTCGAGCAGCTCAAATGCTTCGACGGGCAGTGGCAGCAGTCATCACCAACACCACCATCACCACCTGCACATACATCAGGCTCAGTCGCACAACCACAATGTCCTGTCATCGCCCACATCGTCGCCTAGCAAACGACAAAAaagcagcagtagcaacaacaaggatTGCAGTTCCTCTAGTCGCAATACAGCTCTTACGTCTGCATCACCGCGTGCTGGCGCCGGAGCTGGCTCCAACAATACCAATGCCAGCAGCACCTCCGCATCTACGTCCGCCTACAACGCAGTGCACAACAAGCGAGAAACGACTACAAAGTTCTTTAATATCCACGACAAAATCAAGGAGCTGTATCTCCAGCTGCTTAGCAATGATCTGAATCACTTTGCGGAAACGGGG CTAAAGCAGCGCAGCCGCTCTTTCATTCTGGAACGACTTGTGGAATGCGAGCGATTGAACACCATCGTAGTCAACTTGTATCCTGGCAATAAAGGCTACTCCCTGGCCCTGCACTACGATGAACAAGTAATGCTCAACCCGCTCACAAACGAATGGATCGTCTCGGATCCCACCCACCCTCATGGTATCCATGGCAGCGAGAACACGACAGACAAAAGCACTACTAGTCGAAACAAAGCGCAGGCTGATGGCGACGCTTGTAACCCGTTCAGAACGAAGTCGAGACTGACCGAAAACGAGCTGGCATCAGGAGAGACAGCGTCAGCGCCTGTGTCATCTAGCTATGGCCTGGTTGAGGTACTGCGCTGGCCGTATGAAAACGATTTGCTGTTGCAGTGTATTGACCGTGAACTGCTGCCTGAATTCCTCATGGATCTGCTGAGCGCCGATACCGTCAGCCTGAGCTCGCCACAAGATGGAAGCGACGGATCGCGGGTTTATGCCAAACCGAGCGTTTTTTATGCTGGCTGCGTTATTGCGCAAATACGCGATTTCCGCCAGACGTTTGCCACCTCAACAAATATCTGTGATATGAAGCACATCCTTCTGCGGCCCAGCAATGCAACGCTGTTCGCAGACGTGCAGCAGCTGGGCAGCTCGTTGGGCTTGGCCGGCGCAACGCCAGAGGATAGACTGGCGATCGAGAGTCAACTGGTGCTGGCCACGGCCGAGCCGCTGTGTCTGGAGCCTGATCCGAGTATTGGTCGCCAGTCGATCAATGCACAGCATGAGCGTCAACGATTCAACTCACACGAAATGCGCCGCCAGATGAAGAAGTTCACCCAGGTTGCCATCAATCGCAAGCGCAAGCTAGATCAGTTCACGCATCATCAGGGCCTCGAGCTATGTGACTATCTGACACGTCTGCGCCAGCGCCCGCGCAGCTCTAGCAACAGCACAGCGAACGCAACACCCGCAACAGCGCCTAGCAACAATCCCCTGGTGGGCGCAATGCTCTCCTCATTCACCTCAAAAGTACCAAGGCGGCCGCACGAGGTCATCCGACCCATAAGACCACCCACCCTAGACTATCCGGCAAAGCTAAAGGTACCCGAGAACGTGATCAGCGTAGAGAAATATGCTAAGCCCTTGGAGCCACTAAACGAATTCAGTGAGGCGTGTAAGGACGGCTGCCAGGCAAACTGTCGGCACAACTTTCAGCCGCAGCTTATCGAGGAATATGTGTTGGAGACGGAACGTGAAGCGAGCGAGGGCCGGCGTGCACTGTATCACATCAAGCTATCTATATATCAGCGTCCCTCCGACGCTGAATACCTTGGCGAACTGTATGTGGATCGTGACTATCGCGAGGGTGAACGAAATGGGGAATCGTGCCGCTTTGCATTGGGTACCCGTGTCCATGCGAATCGTTATATTCAGCAATTCCGGGAGATATTCACTGAGGAGGGACGCAAGGCTGTTAAGATTACGCATCTGATACCCGGACATGTGCCAATTGTCACCCACACTGGACTAACTAATGAGCAGCGGTTActattgcagcagcaacagcagcagcagcaacaacaacagcagcagcaacaacagcaacaacaacaacaacaacaacagcagcagcagcaacaacagcagcagcaacatcagcagcagcagcaacatcagcaacaacaacaacaacagcagcagcaacaacgacaagcTCAGTTTactcaacaacagcagcagcagcaactgcctgCGACAGTTCATCATGTTGCGCAAACACATCCAAACGTGACCCTCTCCCGTCAACCAGGAGTTGTTGCCAAGGCGACCAATCTGCCGCAAACGTTtcgtcagcagcaacaacagcagcagccactggCCGCTGCTCAATTCAATGTTGATGGTGCGCTGCAaattcagcagcagccgcagcaatcGCAGCTAGccagtggcaacaacaacatcttgCAGCAGTCGtctcaacaacagcaacagcagcagcaacaacaacaacaacagcaccagcATATACAACTACTTACAGCCAGCGGAAACGCATCTACCGGTACCACCCATCAGGTGAGCCTGGGAAACGGGTCGCTGGTattgctgcaacagcaacagccgcagcagcagcagcagcagcaacagcagcagctaagcaCGACGTTGCAGCACTCGGGAATCACCATACAGCCAGCAAacatgcaacagcaaaaggCATCGCCAGTCCAGTTGAACACGGCCATTGGTGCCAATTCCGCGTTGCGTGCCCAGCTGAACTCCAATGTGCCAATTCTC CAATCACAACTGAAGGCTTCGCCGATTGTTGCCACACATCAATCACtgcagaagcaacaacagcagcagcaacaaataactGCCACAAATAACAATACCctcagcaacaataataacaacacggCCATGCATCCAAATCCTGCGATCAATGCCATAGTCACCAGCATCATGAACTCCGCTAACcaatatcagcagcagcagcagcagcagcaacaacaccagcagcagcaacagcaacaacact CAGGCGGCACACcgacaagcaacagcaactcgaCCCCGATCATCAACATTAGCAGCTCCAACAGCGGAAGtcctgcaacaacaactctaAAGAACTCGTGTAATGCGTCCATACTGAACCTGTTGAATAGTGCGCCCGCAGCAATGACAAGCACGCCAGTCGCCAGTGGCACTTTCACCACCTCGTCCACTGGCCAGCAGCAAACATTGACATTggtgcagcatcagcaacaacaacagcagcagcagcagcagccatcgGGACCCACCACGGTCGATGCGGCTACGGCCACATATGTACAGACGACGCGCGGCACGCCAACACTTGTGAGTGCCCAGCGTAAGCAGCCGTCTAGCGAGGTGCTGCAGAGCCTGTTGAACTCCAACCGCAAAATTAATATAGTTGGCGCGAGTGGCGGCACCACGTTTCGAACTAACTCGGCGGGCAATCTGATTGCCGTCAACCTCAACCAGTCGCAGGgtcagccgcaacagcaggcAGCCGATGGCAGTCAGGCGGTGCGCGTGTCCATGTCAGCGCTTGCCTCGCAGCTGGCATCGCCGCCCGCCGTGATGACGAATCCCCCAACTGGATATGGCGCCTACACGGTCAGCACGGGCGGCGTCTGCGGCAGCCTTAAAATACTCAATACAggtcagcaacagcagcagcgcataCTGAGCTCGCTGCGCAGGGATAGCACTACGGCGCCGCCAAATGCGATCGTGGTGGGGATGGCGGCACCCTCGCCTGGCAGCGATTCCAACGCCTCAAATGCTAGTGGATTTGCGGTGCCCACGAATTTATCGTCGGCTTCGGGTGGCGGGAGCGGAGCACTTAATGCGCTGCTTACCAATGCGGCCACGCCGTCGCCGTCTGGCTCGGATCACTCGCAGTCATCGCAAACGCACCAGAACCAGGTGCTACTCGATAGGCTCAGCAATGTGACATCGAATGTGTCCGCCGTGTCAGCAGTAGCCATGCCGCACATGTCGCCGCAACAGGCGGCTTCAGTACAAGcgaaccagcaacagcagcagcagcagttcatTACCAAGACACTGGTACACTCGCCCGCCACCTCATCCATACACTCGCCCATGTCTAGTCCGCATCCGCAGCCGTCGGCctcgccgcagcagcagcagcagacgacTGCTACGCTCAATCTACAGGGTATCAATCTGTCACAGCTGCAGGGAGCAATGGCAAACTTTGCTGGTCTGCAGAATGTACAGGTGCAAATTCCGGGCTTTACGCAGCCCATTTCACTGCAGTTCTCCGGCAACAGTTTGCAGGCGCCAGTGCAggtgcagcaacagcaatcacAGCAGCAGGCCTCGACAGGCGGCGCCACGGCAAGCGGAGCTTTAGCGCCggcgcagtcgcagcagcgcAGCGTGCTGGTCTCAGTGCCAGTATCtacgcagcaacagcagctgtccCACACAATCACATTGCAGACACAAACGTCgccccaacagcaacaacagcatcagcatcaacacGCGCCGCCCACAGGCACCATTGTTAGTCTGCCCTCTGCGGTGGCTGGCACCCAAACGGTGGTCATTACAAATAACGCAACTGCCGGCGGAGGAGGAACCGGAGGCGGGGGCAATGCCAGTGGAACAGGCGCTACAACGGCAATGCTCACCCTGCCCATTG CTCAACTAGTCGGTGCCGGCGTACAAAAACTCAATCCTCAAACAATACGTACCTCAAGTGGTGGTGGTGTAGGTGTTGTAGCGACAGCAGCCACCGCAGCTATCCAGCCGAGAGCACGCAACGTTCAGGTGGTGGGCACCAAGCAGCTGGCCAGTAGTCGACAGTTGCTCACCGCACAGCGTCAGATTGGCGGCTCCACGTTGAAGATTGCGACAACTCCAGTCAACG CCAATGCCGTCACCAATAGCAGTAATATCAGTGCGGGGCCTATTGTGATGTCTGCGCAAAAGATGCAACTGAAGACCGTCAAGGCTCCGACGCAACAGTcacttcagcagcagcaacaacagcagcagcagcatcgaaTACTCAATCAGAGCACCGCAACAGCCGCCTCACAGACGCTGCCAAGTCCTAGCCAAgtgcaacatcaacagctACAGCACATACAAATCGCTGGACGCACTGCTCCGGCCAACGCAAGCGTCATCAGTCAGCGCACCCTTACGGCCATTGCAgtggccaagcagcagcagcaacaggcagcGGTCAATCGACGGCGATCCACCACAGATGCAACCAAGTAA